From a region of the Micropterus dolomieu isolate WLL.071019.BEF.003 ecotype Adirondacks linkage group LG21, ASM2129224v1, whole genome shotgun sequence genome:
- the nono gene encoding non-POU domain-containing octamer-binding protein: MQGNRGPQQNHGPNRPGDQKKPGGTNTNGQQPEHSEQTNPNEALTLDLQSFRKPGEKTFTQRSRLFVGNLPTGVTEEDLEKLFSKYGKANEIFINKERGFGFIRLETRIIAEIARAELDDAPFRGRPIRVRFATHGAALTVKNLPDFVSNELLEEAFAVFGQIERAVVIVDDRGRPTGKGIVEFTSKPAARKALDKCGDGAYLLTAFPRPITVEPMEQFDEEEGLSEKLINKNQQYHKEREQPPRFAQPGSFEYEYAMRWKALMEMEKQQYDMVDRNMKEAQEKLEAEMEAARHEHQVMLMRQDLLRRQEELRRMEELHSQEVQKRKQAEQRQEEERRRREEEMRMRNEEMMKRQQEGFRGNFSENREQDIRMHMGNHGMNRNSLGGNSGPAGTPGMVAESAPMMPGPGNNNMPGGGQGGFPRGLPSPGDYGPNKQRRF; encoded by the coding sequence atgcaaggAAACAGAGGCCCCCAGCAGAACCATGGCCCCAACCGCCCGGGAGACCAGAAGAAACCCGGAGGTACAAACACGAACGGCCAGCAGCCTGAGCACAGCGAGCAGACCAATCCCAATGAGGCCTTAACCCTGGACCTGCAGAGCTTCAGGAAGCCCGGGGAGAAAACCTTCACCCAGCGCAGCAGGCTGTTCGTAGGAAACCTGCCAACCGGAGTTACAGAGGAGGATCTCGAGAAGCTGTTCTCCAAGTACGGCAAGGCCAATGAGATCTTTATTAACAAGGAAAGAGGCTTCGGCTTCATCCGCCTGGAGACCAGGATCATAGCAGAGATCGCCAGAGCCGAGCTGGATGATGCTCCGTTCAGAGGCAGACCCATACGGGTGAGGTTCGCAACGCACGGTGCTGCTTTAACTGTGAAAAATTTGCCAGATTTTGTGTCCAATGAGCTGCTGGAGGAGGCCTTTGCGGTGTTTGGTCAGATAGAAAGAGCTGTGGTCATAGTGGATGACAGAGGGAGGCCCACGGGGAAGGGGATAGTGGAGTTCACCTCAAAGCCAGCTGCAAGGAAGGCTCTAGATAAGTGTGGTGACGGAGCCTATCTTCTCACAGCTTTTCCTCGACCTATTACTGTGGAACCTATGGAACAGTTTGATGAAGAGGAGGGGCTGTCAGAAAAGCTCATAAACAAAAACCAGCAGTATCACAAAGAGCGTGAGCAGCCGCCACGATTTGCTCAGCCGGGCTCCTTTGAGTACGAGTACGCCATGCGTTGGAAGGCCCTGATGGAGATGGAGAAGCAGCAGTACGACATGGTGGACCGCAACATGAAGGAGGCTCAGGAGAAGCTGGAGGCCGAGATGGAGGCGGCCAGACACGAGCATCAGGTGATGCTGATGAGGCAGGACCTGCTGAGGCGGCAGGAGGAGCTGCGCAGGATGGAGGAGCTCCACAGCCAGGAGGTGCAGAAGAGGAAACAGGCAGAGCAACGGCAGGAGGAGGAACGccggaggagagaggaggagatgaggatGCGCAATGAGGAGATGATGAAGAGGCAGCAGGAGGGCTTCAGAGGCAACTTCTCTGAAAACAGGGAGCAAGACATAAGGATGCACATGGGCAACCACGGGATGAACAGAAACTCGCTGGGTGGCAATTCTGGTCCTGCTGGGACTCCCGGCATGGTTGCTGAGAGCGCTCCAATGATGCCGGGACCAGGAAACAACAACATGCCCGGAGGAGGCCAGGGTGGCTTTCCCAGAGGCCTCCCAAGCCCCGGAGACTATGGACCTAATAAGCAACGTAGATTTTGA